Sequence from the Oncorhynchus kisutch isolate 150728-3 linkage group LG12, Okis_V2, whole genome shotgun sequence genome:
gcgcacgtgacaaactgatttgatttgaagtggtcAAGTGTACAGTAACAGTGCAAATATGACGAACAGTAGCAGCATTGGTAACAGGTTATATACATATGTCCTGGAGAATAAAGAAGATAGAATACATAGTGTGCTGTGCGTTAATATTTAAGAATGCTTACACTATGGGGTAAGctgccactcacacacaccagggttttaGGAGTACATATAATTGGGATGACATAATCCTGAACAAAAGTCAGGTTAACTATTTACCAATTAGTAAGATTTAGTCTATATAGCACAGGTATGTTCTATTCAGTAGCTTAACTGATTAGGTCAAACTGATTAGGCCTAGAGTGCCCAATAATATGCCCAAAGCTGTGCCGTGCCACCTGCATACACAgcccacacagacacaaacttccccacccacacacacagcctaacacagacacacatttctCAATAAGTCTGAATGTAGAAGGTTGCAATACTAGTCTAAAAACACAGCTTACTTCTAAGGTAGGGCTACACCTGAGTTGGGTTACATTGTAATGTTATGTTGGGTCTTGATGAGTTAATACAGTGATGGGAGGGTAAACTGCACCATTTCCAGCAAATAATTAGCCTAGGCTGAGACAGAGTGAGCTTCCTGCTAATCACCTGCACAGCAAGATAGATGGGACACATTTTAAATTCACAGGTATTTAGCTTTTATCAATTTGTATGTCTGTAGCCACTGAATTCTGGTAGTTTACACTTGAAATAATAAAACCATCAATCACAAAATTCCCGGATTGCACAGTACAGCCTCTGCAGATCAGAGACCGACAGATGCGtatctttattcccagtcatgtgaagtccatagattagagccaaatgaattatttcaatttactgatttccttatatgaactgtaaaatcagtaaaatctttgaaattgttgcatgttgcgttttttatatttttattcagtatagaaTTCTCGCATAGCGTCCATTGTTTATCGCGTCACCTATAAATagtagcagtggtggaaaaagtacccaattgtcatacccgagtagaagtaaagataccttaatagaaaatgagtcaagtgaaagtcacccagtaaaagtctctaaaagtatttggtttgaaatattcttaaatatcaaaagtaaaagtataaataatttcaaattccttattaagcaaaccagacgacaccattttTTCCCCCCTTAAATTTACGGATGGGCATGCTGCAACCCTCAGACAATTTACAAGATATGCATgtatttagtgagtctgtcagataagaggcagtagcgatgttctcttgataatgtTGTGAAATataccattttcctgtcctgctaagcattcaaaatgtaaccaaTAATTTTGCGTGTCAGGgaaaaatgtattgagtaaaaattacataattttctttagtaatgtagtgaagtaaaagagCAAAGTTGTAAAGTACTTAATattaagtagttttggggggtatctgtactttacaattttatattttttttacatcactGAATAGTAGGCAAAAATAGCTGATATTCAAATATGGGATGTGCTACCAAAATGAACGAATTGCACAGAACAGCGAAATTGCAAATTAGATTAAGCATTGTCAGTATGGATGAGCCTAGTATATTGGTATTTGTTGTTTAGGGCATACGTTATTACTAAACAGCACATTCTAAGTAATATATAGtatgattagtacacagtatgcagtttaagtaagTAGTAGGCAAGCCAGATTTCGTGCACTGCCAGTATCATATTATAACCAGATTCTGATTTACTGAATGTCTTATTGTCATACTCAATAAAAACAATGTGATGCATGGAACATAATCAATCAATAAATAGTATATCAAGAAGTTATGAGAAGTGTTACCTTGCCAATTGTAAACAGTGTCAATAGTGTACAATATAGCGTTGAGCATTGACAGTACCTAACCTAACCACCTCTTTTCCCCCAATCACTCTCAGGCGAAGGACATCTCACTGTAGGCCACAGGAGCATTGTGAAGCCAGCGGGACCCAATGTGTGGAGAGATGACCAACCCATAGCTATAGATGAGGGGCATGTTATTGTGATAGAGGTTAGTGTCATAGTGTAACATTAGAAATTACAGTGCATCAAATGTGTCCCGTTTTATTTCAGAAATGGTCCACTCAGCTAttaaaatcaaataacattttatttgccacatgcgccgaatacaacgggtgtagacttcACCAtgaaaatagtaacacaagaggaatacAATATACTAGAATGGAGctaaacaaaaaaagaaacttccctttttcaggaccctgtctttcaaagttattttgtaaatatccaaataacttcacagatcttcattgtaaagggtttaaacacagtttcccatgcttgttcaatgatccagaaacaattaatgaacatgcacccgtggaacggtcgttaagacactaacagcttacagatggtaagcaattaaggtcacaattatgaaaacttaggacactaaagaggccattctactgactttgaaaaacaccaaaagaaagatgcccagagtccctgctcatctgcgtgaacgtgccttaggcaagctgcatggaggcatgaggactgcatgtgtggccagggcaataaattgcaatgtccgtactgtgagacgcctaagacagcgctacagggagacgggatggacagctgatcatcctcgcagtggcagaccacgtgtaagggtcagtgcagatagtccgGTAACCAATTAATTAACTATTTCGCACTCTTATGGTTATTTAGCACTCTTATggttatttagcagtcttgtggcttgggggtagacgctACAGTGTCGATGCTTTGGTACCGTTTACAgactatggcttgggtggctggaggctTTGACAATTTTTCGGGCCTTCTTCTGGCACTGCCttatatagaggtcctggatggaagggagcacggcccaagtgatgtactgggttgtcCGCACCAACCTCTGTAGCACTTTCCGGTTGACCGcagtgcatttgccataccaagcggtgatgcagccagtcaagatgctctcaatggtgcagctgtagaactttttgagaatccaagggcccatgccaaatattttaagCCTCCTGACGGGGAAGACGTGCTATGGTGCCCTCTTCACATCTCTGTGGGTGTGTATGGACCATGTTAAGTCGttagtgatgtgaacaccaaggaatttgaagctctcgacccgctccactatgGCCCGTCGATGTGTGGGGGGGGCATGCTCTACCCTCTTTCTCCTGTAGTCCAATATCAGTTCCTTGGTTTTACTAACATTGAGGGAGATGCTGTTGCCCTAGCACCACAAAGGCCTATCACCGCCGTGCCGTCAgcgaacttgatgatggtgttggagtcgtgaacacggagtacaggaggggactaagcacacacctaTGAGaagccccgtgttgagggtcagagtggcagaggtgttgttgcctaccctcaccacatggtaccggcccgtcaggaaggccaggatccagttgcagaggaaagTGTCCAGTTCCAGgtagaggtcttcacggatccACCTGTACCTGAATACCCGAGTGGTTCCGGATCCAGAATTCTAAATAATTTCACTGGTCTGGGTCGGATCTGAAATTGTCTCTGGTATGTgtaattttaactgacttgtccgGAAGGATCTGAACGCGACtgctgcggtagagagagagcgaaatgTATGCATCTGCGCTTTGCTTTTCACAATAGTGGCGCATGTGACTTGTTGTTGGCCAAACATAAGTAATCAAAACGGCAATAGGTTACAGTCATAGTCTCTCTGTGTGGGGCAAAGCTAGCTTAACTTGCTTCTCCCGGTTTGATGCAAGACAGGTAGCCACTACAAAATCCTATTGCATGATAAATAACCTATGGCAGCTATTAGTTCGGAACGGGCCTCtatattgaaaaataaattatgCATATCCGGTCTGGATGGAAAACGCCCCAGGTccaaattggaatgggtccaaCCTTTTGGACCAATGAAGGCCTCTAGTCCCAGGGTCCCCAGCTTTGGGAttagcttggaggggactatggtttTAGACTACAGCTCGGCGTTCATGAACCGCATTCTCAGATACTTATTTCCCCTCTTGTTCAGGTGGGAGAGGTCAGTGTGAAGTGCCATTGAGATTGCGttatctatggatctgttggagcaGTATGCGAATTTAAATGGGTCCATGtggtctgggatgatggtgtttgtgtgtcatgaccagccttttaaagcaatTCATAATTACAGgtgtgagtgctactgggcgatagtcatttaggcaggtaacCTTGGAGTTCTTGAGAACAGAGacaatggtggtcagcttgaaacatgttgggattacagactgggattGAAAATGTCAGAAGGCACTTGCAAACTGGTCTGCGTATGCTTTGAGAAGATTCCATTTGGCCCGGAGGCCTTGTgagtgttgacctgtttaaaagatTTACTCACATCAGCCACAAAGAGCGAGATtacagtcatccagaacaactGGGGCTTTCACGCAAGACTCGGTGTTGtattcctcgaagcgagcattaaAGGTATTTAGCTCGTTTGGAAGTTCTGCATCACTGGGCGTCTaacagctgggtttccctttgtaatctgttatcatctgcaagccctgccacatacgacgagcatcagagccggtggaATAGGATTCCACCTTCCTCCAATGTTGTCCTTTTAATGTCTCCTCCAAGCTCGTAGTGTGCTTtcttgtgtgtgtccatgtctgtgtgcCATTCCATGTAAGAAGTAGTTCTAGCCTTTATCCCAGCGCAGATATtgcatttaatacattttttggggggtttggaTACGTTCGTATGATCACTGTGGGGTCTACTTCGTCTATGCACTTATAGATGAAGCCATTGCCTAATGTGTCACTCCTGAATGCTAtcagatgaatcctggaacatatcccaCATATACATATCCCATATCCCAATTTGCTTACATGTACATCCTAATTTATCTGCCATAGGGGAGCTTGTGAGACTTCCCTATGACATTGTTATCCTATTCAAATCATGTACTGGTAATAACCTCCTCTTTTGTGTCAGTCTGCAGATTCAGAGGCTGCAGATCCTGAAGGATCGTCTCTGGTCAAGCAGGAGAGGACTGAAGGAGAGGACCCACGGCACAGCGGAGACACCCAAACTAGAGCAGTGGCTACAGTGGCACCACCTGAAGCCACGGTGGACCTCACCACCGCCAGCTCACCCCAGCCCAGGACCGGACGTAGcatcacggaggtcagtggaGCGCCGAACACCGtcctcaagtcagagagagacgCCGAGACTTTAACTGTAACACACAGGCTATTACCAACAGGATCTGATCACAGATCAGACCCAGACAGACTTGGGAAACTGGGCTGTCCTCCTGCTCCTGGCTCAGAGTATTTACCGGTATTTCACCAGAGCCAGAGGATGGTTTACTCCCTTGGTGACACGTTAGACTCTGGCGGTGATGATCCGTCTTGTTCTTACACTACAGAGATGGACCTTGGCAACATGCCCATGGGTTTAGAGAGACCGACTGCTCTGTCTAGAGGTTACTGGAACgggtacagtagtagtgtatactctgaAGGGTGCCAAGATAAGAAAGGAGAGGTTACATTGGTAGATGATGTAactgtgaaagtggagggcgACGCTCCTCTGACATGGAATGTAGACGAGACTCACTTAGAAGAACACTCACAAGGCAGAGATTTCTTAGATTACAGGGGAATCTTAGAGACAAATCATATTGTTGCCACCAACTCCCCTTTACACTCTTTCAGGGAAAGCGACCCAGTGTCCACATCAATGGCACCTTCCGATTCACACGGCTGTGTCCTTTTcgatcaggtattgaactcaGAGGACCAAAGGGCGTGGGGAGGGGGACCGACATCAGACAATAGTCAAGAGAAGGTGTTCCTCTGTAAGTTCTGCAACAAAGGCTTCAACTGCCCCCAGAAGGTGGAGATCCatcagagggtccacacagggatgaaacccttcagctgtagccagtgtgagaagaggttctcccagTCTGGTGatctgaagaggcaccagagggtccacacaggggagaaaccattcagctgcccccagtgtgagaagaggttctccctGGCTGGCAAcctgaagatgcacctgaaggtccacaaGGGAGAAAGACCGTTCGCCTGTACGCACTgtgggaagaggttctcagaAAGGAGCTAtctcaggatacaccagcagaaaaaacATTCTACTCTATAACATAGAAAAGAATCATTCCACTCGATAGCTTCGGATGTTTAGATCAAACCCTGCATAAAGAAGatacttttttcttttttttaagatCTACAGACGCATTTGGAATAATGAGAGTAACAGATTTCAGTGTTGACTATTCCTGGGTAGAATATTGCATACAGACATTGTGATACATAAGGcatatacactaagtgtacaaaacattaggaacaccttcctaatattgagttgcacccccttttgccctcagaacagcctcaattcatctttCCCATTAACCCTCAATGGCACacctacacaatccatgtctcaattgtctcaaggcttaaaaatccttatttgacctgtctcctccccttcatctacactgattgatgtggatttaacaagtgacttcAATAAGTGGTCATAGCTCTCACCTGgtgtcacctggtcagtctgtcaaggAAATAATgagtattcctaatgttttgtacacagtgtagaAGCCTAAAGAGACTGTTACATGTCATTTTTGTACTCTGCTATATGATGTTCACAAATGCCTGTTTCATTACTTCCGTTCAACTACTTAATTTTTTACCCCAAGATactttttaattaaaaaataaatggagTGTATCAAGTTTGTGCAGAGTTTTAGTTGagacattacatttacattttagtcatttagcagatgctcttatccagagtgacttacaatcagtgcattcatcttaagatggcTGGGTGAGAACCAAGTATCAAAGTCGTAGTAAATCAAGGCTCAACATTCAGGGGGAATTGCAGCTGCTGATTTGGTGTCGTTTTTGAACTTGCTCCTCAAGAAATGCTGTCGGCCATACTTGAGTATTGAAGCCATACTTGAGATGGCTTGGGGGGGTGTGGTTTAATGTGGGTGTTTCTTGTGTTTGTCCTTGCCACCACCAAGACACACTCATATGTCAGAACCTTGACtgcagcagccccccccccccagtcacaaCAAACAAACCTCCTGCTTTTTGAGTACAACAACTACAGGCAGATGATAGATGTATGGTGAGATGCCGGAGGAAGCTTTGAATAggtcagtagcctacagtgtttaTAAACGTGATTGCTAAATTTGTCAATATTCTAAACTAAGTATTTTGATAACTTTCAAATGTAGTAACATGTCCATGTAGAATGAACAACACTTTACATAATACCAAAGAAGCAGTAttctgctaatataacaatgtTAACCTTTGACCTTTCATTGTCGTTCCCAGCCGATACAGATACTCTGCCTATCTGCATTTTATCTGGCGGTAATGTGGCTGCCTTAGCAAACATGTcagtggtcataccttcctgtgtcgtgtcccgtataaaacaggagttccctgatcctggtgcagaatacatagtttctccctccccatattgactgataacTTTTCCTTGCATTGTCTTTTTTTAAAATTGAATTAAATGGTCCATTCAGAGACGTCAGTATCAAGCCCGTCTGTCGGTCAGGACTCCATCACATCATCTTGCAAGTCTCCAAGTGCTGGCTCCATAGATGCATCTGTCAACATATACACagtcactgttctattaccaatggcTGTTAGGTTTGGTGATATCTGACAAACATACTGTGTTGAAGTTTTAACAGGTCAGACTAAACCTGCCTAATTATGGTCTACCTATCGACAATCGTTGTTGAGCAAACGAGGTGAGGTCTTTGCCTTTGTAGAtcaggttggtggcaccttaattggcgGGATGGGCTCATGGTAACAGCTGGACTGGAATAAgttgaatggtatcaaatacatcaaacttTCCATCCGCGACGTTATAATGAGTCGTCCTCCACTCCGCAGCCTCCATTGATACAAACGCACACAGAGCACTGATTACATTATCAATAGTGGTTATGATTAGCGTGGTGGATCCAACCTGATCGCTGAGTATGTctttctatttcacttcagatATCATGATATGTGACGTAAAATAGAATGGTAAACGCagcgatcaggctggttccaccaggctaggttatgaTGGGGAATTGGGGGGGAAAAATGGCTAAACAGTTTTGACCAGGTCAAATTTGACCAACCTGATTCAAGTGTCCTCCCTGTTCAATTTATAGGAATGCTCACAGCGAGGGCATGTCTGCGTGATGTTGAGGGTCCCCTTGCTGGTCTTCTGTATGTTGGCTGTTCGGCTGCAAACTGGACATTTCTCAAACAACTGCAGCAGGCAATCCTTATAAACAATTGACTTCCTCATATCCTGAGGTGGGGTTGACTGGGAGGGC
This genomic interval carries:
- the LOC109901251 gene encoding uncharacterized protein LOC109901251 isoform X33, whose amino-acid sequence is MANVNCTVFHTQIASIMEVLANAAVAEICKVVDDDYAVFRLEITQSQKENRGLRRKLQLLEMKVARERAERIVRERALASRPSSVRILDRYRGMARGEGHLTVGHRSIVKPAGPNVWRDDQPIAIDEGHVIVIESADSEAADPEGSSLVKQERTEGEDPRHSGDTQTRAVATVAPPEATVDLTTASSPQPRTGRSITEVSGAPNTVLKSERDAETLTVTHRLLPTGSDHRSDPDRLGKLGCPPAPGSEYLPVFHQSQRMVYSLGDTLDSGGDDPSCSYTTEMDLGNMPMGLERPTALSRGYWNGYSSSVYSEGCQDKKGEVTLVDDVTVKVEGDAPLTWNVDETHLEEHSQGRDFLDYRGILETNHIVATNSPLHSFRESDPVSTSMAPSDSHGCVLFDQVLNSEDQRAWGGGPTSDNSQEKVFLCKFCNKGFNCPQKVEIHQRVHTGMKPFSCSQCEKRFSQSGDLKRHQRVHTGEKPFSCPQCEKRFSLAGNLKMHLKVHKGERPFACTHCGKRFSERSYLRIHQQKKHSTL